In one Mucilaginibacter sp. PAMB04168 genomic region, the following are encoded:
- a CDS encoding serine hydrolase — translation MKKGLFVYLVLLISVAQAQDHLTNLKKLNKLHEAEKNIVLFNNGSNAIPVKELSDLNIASVHVNYSEFGVFDSLANKYCKVTGLTADTLKDAAGYYALHDRLKLYNMVIVTLSDRSPFNNSLRNLIKDIESYTQVVVVLTGPGKNLGYLDQIKSPVIWYKNDTPEGASIAAQLIFGGIAVPNRLTENFSKKFIKGSGYTATKIRLGYSLPEAVMVNADKLNKIDSIVAAGIASHSAPAVVVLVAKNGEVIFNKAYGKHTYNGNEVTKLTDIFDMASITKVTATTPSIMHLYEQHTLGLDSPISKYVALLRNIPDKKDVTVREALLHEAGFTPYIKFYEKLKQQDLSADSSAAYPTKVADHYYLRANYFNEVMWPVTLASSGNTRGKFVYSDLSMYMMKEVFETVSHQKLNEYVLSSLYRPLGMQASGYLPRNRFNISRIVPTTENDNWFRNMLVQGYVNDPGAAMAGGVEGHAGLFSNANDLAIYYQMLLNKGTYGGSRYFDSTTVDLFTSRQSKTSWRGLGFDRTNKSSATDKRSELAFGHSGYTGTYVWVDPKYNLVYICLTNRVYPDDGKTYGPAKVNIRSLVLDACYDAITDNEKKEIHK, via the coding sequence ATGAAAAAGGGACTTTTTGTTTATTTGGTGTTGCTCATCAGCGTTGCACAAGCGCAAGATCATCTTACTAACTTAAAAAAGCTTAATAAGCTCCATGAAGCAGAAAAAAACATCGTGTTGTTTAATAACGGCTCGAATGCTATACCTGTTAAAGAGCTGTCTGACCTGAATATTGCCAGCGTACATGTAAACTACAGCGAGTTTGGCGTGTTTGATAGTTTGGCCAACAAGTACTGTAAAGTTACCGGCTTAACAGCCGATACGTTAAAAGATGCTGCCGGGTACTATGCACTGCACGATAGGCTTAAACTGTACAACATGGTGATAGTTACGCTATCCGATAGGTCGCCTTTTAACAATTCTCTCCGTAATCTTATAAAAGATATAGAAAGCTATACCCAGGTTGTAGTAGTTTTAACAGGACCAGGAAAAAACCTTGGGTATCTCGATCAAATCAAGTCGCCGGTAATTTGGTATAAGAACGATACTCCTGAGGGAGCATCCATTGCAGCCCAACTCATTTTTGGCGGGATTGCGGTGCCCAACCGACTTACAGAAAATTTTAGTAAAAAATTTATTAAGGGCAGCGGTTATACGGCAACTAAAATCCGCTTAGGGTATTCGCTTCCCGAAGCGGTAATGGTGAATGCTGATAAACTGAATAAAATAGATTCCATAGTTGCCGCAGGTATTGCAAGTCATTCGGCACCTGCAGTAGTGGTGTTAGTAGCTAAAAACGGCGAAGTAATATTTAACAAAGCTTATGGTAAGCACACCTATAACGGAAATGAAGTAACAAAGCTTACCGATATTTTCGATATGGCATCTATTACTAAAGTTACGGCAACCACACCGTCTATCATGCACTTATATGAGCAGCATACATTGGGGCTGGATTCGCCTATAAGCAAGTACGTGGCTTTGCTCCGAAATATCCCTGATAAAAAAGATGTTACCGTACGCGAAGCTTTGTTACACGAAGCCGGTTTTACGCCCTACATCAAGTTTTACGAAAAGCTTAAACAACAGGATCTAAGTGCCGATTCTTCGGCGGCATATCCTACCAAGGTAGCCGATCATTATTATTTGCGGGCCAACTACTTCAATGAGGTTATGTGGCCGGTAACCCTGGCATCAAGCGGCAATACTCGTGGCAAGTTTGTGTACAGCGATCTGAGCATGTACATGATGAAAGAAGTTTTCGAAACCGTAAGCCATCAAAAATTAAACGAATACGTATTAAGCAGTTTGTACCGCCCCTTAGGTATGCAAGCAAGCGGCTACTTACCACGCAACCGTTTTAATATAAGTAGAATTGTGCCCACAACCGAAAATGATAATTGGTTCAGGAACATGCTGGTTCAGGGCTATGTGAATGATCCGGGTGCTGCTATGGCTGGAGGAGTAGAAGGCCATGCTGGGCTTTTTTCCAACGCCAATGACCTGGCCATTTATTACCAAATGCTGCTTAATAAAGGCACCTATGGAGGCAGTAGGTATTTTGATAGTACAACAGTTGATTTGTTTACTTCCCGTCAGTCAAAAACATCATGGCGCGGGCTGGGTTTCGACAGGACAAACAAAAGTTCGGCTACTGATAAACGGTCTGAACTGGCTTTTGGGCACAGTGGTTATACTGGTACCTACGTTTGGGTAGATCCTAAATATAACCTGGTTTACATCTGCTTAACCAACCGGGTTTATCCGGACGACGGGAAAACATATGGACCAGCAAAAGTGAATATCCGTTCACTGGTGCTGGATGCCTGTTACGATGCCATTACCGATAACGAAAAAAAAGAAATACATAAATAG
- a CDS encoding RagB/SusD family nutrient uptake outer membrane protein, which produces MKITYKILTVVMLVLASSCKLDQVNPNAAADEQVLSSREGIIALSIGLRQYYSTSGLSSIILAPSTTSREMKGFATFTTVLELEAGGSALPTANAGILNYWSSMQREMTMCENVINNAPQISSIEPSLLSGIMGQAYLFKAMALAELSMAFPQANINTSTSAPVQFVPREQVFAEAIRLLDLGVAAVTANTPNVSFGTTVAGPDFDLVNTLYAMEARINLMAGNYQKALNNANLVDLTKTSRFTYTTQSPNPLNTLFNITKSYVPRDNFGLPPNLYYPGDQRYNFYFNGIKTTIGGEVTVGLTGFAASPTTPIPVYLNDEIKLIKAETILRLNGSVTDALAQINAVRTQTSGDLNGVNAGLPAYSGAVTTDALLLEVYKQRCAELYLSGLKWEDTRRFNRPAPPTDLSERNRIFYPYPDQERLNNPNTPADPAI; this is translated from the coding sequence CCTTAAGTATAGGTTTAAGGCAGTATTATTCAACTTCGGGGCTAAGCAGCATTATCCTGGCCCCAAGCACAACATCGCGCGAGATGAAAGGCTTTGCTACTTTTACTACTGTTTTGGAACTTGAAGCCGGTGGTTCGGCCCTGCCTACGGCCAATGCCGGTATCTTAAATTACTGGTCATCCATGCAGCGGGAAATGACCATGTGCGAAAATGTGATTAACAACGCCCCGCAAATCTCTTCTATCGAGCCATCGCTTTTAAGTGGCATAATGGGGCAAGCCTACCTTTTTAAGGCAATGGCTTTAGCAGAACTTTCCATGGCGTTTCCACAAGCAAACATCAATACCAGCACATCGGCTCCGGTACAATTTGTGCCCCGCGAACAAGTTTTTGCAGAAGCTATCAGGCTATTAGATCTTGGTGTTGCTGCGGTAACTGCCAATACGCCTAACGTGAGCTTTGGAACAACTGTGGCAGGACCTGATTTTGATTTGGTCAATACACTTTATGCCATGGAAGCCCGCATTAACCTCATGGCTGGAAATTATCAGAAGGCTTTAAACAATGCAAATTTGGTAGACCTGACCAAAACATCGAGGTTTACTTATACCACACAAAGCCCTAATCCGCTTAATACACTATTCAACATAACCAAGTCATACGTACCACGTGATAATTTTGGCCTGCCCCCCAATTTATATTACCCGGGCGATCAACGTTACAACTTTTACTTTAACGGTATAAAAACTACTATTGGCGGTGAAGTAACGGTTGGCTTAACCGGTTTTGCGGCCTCGCCGACTACACCTATACCGGTATATTTAAATGATGAAATTAAGCTCATCAAAGCCGAAACCATATTACGTTTAAACGGATCGGTAACCGACGCGCTGGCACAAATTAACGCGGTACGTACGCAAACCTCAGGTGATTTAAATGGTGTAAATGCAGGTTTGCCTGCCTACAGCGGCGCGGTAACAACTGATGCCTTGTTGCTTGAGGTGTACAAACAGCGTTGTGCGGAACTTTATTTAAGCGGCCTTAAATGGGAAGACACCCGCAGGTTCAACCGCCCGGCTCCACCAACAGACTTAAGTGAGCGCAACCGAATATTTTATCCTTACCCAGACCAAGAGCGTTTAAATAATCCGAATACGCCGGCAGATCCGGCTATATAG
- a CDS encoding glycosyl hydrolase — protein sequence MKKTTVGLILILTASTIACSVSNRLPSDNKMNKYPMWTVNNWKGVTWGGAWDKWQKEDGGYDAAGVKSDVDDMKYAGVHWVRMTFNPSESYEKTIDPKVDAALNAGISILMRFTKGTPAKTYGTEEQEVANEAFLKKTVLRYKDRIKYWEISNEPNLAESWDIGKRVGEGSADPNTPYNQGVHKYVLHLKRCYKAIKSVYPEAVVLMGGLSEWHMETFMDRFNVEQGYLYCDEANVHPYGPTPAAVIDRLNAFKQKMSIWPAAHRNKPIWITEIGFHTQTNWPNNPGRVASEEEKASSLTKVMQLLQSNLSPRRPIFWYCLNEKTNNPGYGLTFKYFADGKLKQKRLPAIEAYKAISDK from the coding sequence ATGAAAAAAACGACGGTAGGTCTTATACTCATTTTAACAGCTTCCACTATTGCCTGCTCGGTTTCAAATCGGCTGCCCTCTGATAACAAAATGAACAAGTATCCAATGTGGACCGTGAATAATTGGAAAGGCGTAACCTGGGGAGGGGCGTGGGATAAATGGCAAAAAGAAGACGGCGGTTATGACGCCGCAGGTGTGAAGAGTGATGTTGATGATATGAAGTATGCCGGCGTGCATTGGGTGCGTATGACTTTTAATCCTAGCGAATCTTACGAAAAAACAATTGACCCTAAGGTTGATGCGGCTTTGAATGCAGGCATCAGCATATTGATGCGCTTTACTAAAGGCACCCCTGCCAAAACTTATGGCACCGAGGAGCAGGAAGTTGCCAATGAAGCGTTTTTAAAGAAAACCGTTTTACGGTATAAAGACCGTATCAAGTACTGGGAAATAAGTAACGAGCCTAACTTGGCCGAATCCTGGGATATTGGAAAGCGGGTAGGTGAGGGGTCGGCCGATCCTAATACGCCTTATAACCAAGGCGTACATAAATATGTGTTGCATTTAAAACGCTGTTATAAAGCTATTAAATCGGTATATCCTGAGGCGGTAGTATTGATGGGTGGCCTATCAGAATGGCATATGGAAACATTTATGGATAGGTTCAATGTTGAACAGGGTTACCTTTATTGCGACGAGGCCAATGTACATCCGTATGGTCCAACGCCGGCTGCGGTAATTGATCGTTTAAATGCCTTTAAACAAAAAATGAGCATATGGCCAGCAGCACATCGCAATAAACCTATTTGGATTACTGAAATAGGTTTTCATACGCAAACTAATTGGCCAAACAACCCAGGCAGGGTAGCCAGCGAGGAAGAAAAAGCAAGTAGCCTGACTAAAGTTATGCAATTGCTCCAATCAAATCTATCGCCACGCAGACCTATATTTTGGTATTGCCTTAACGAAAAAACTAACAATCCGGGCTATGGCTTAACTTTTAAATATTTCGCTGATGGTAAGCTGAAGCAGAAGCGGCTTCCGGCAATCGAGGCTTATAAAGCAATCTCGGATAAATAA